One stretch of Amycolatopsis sp. NBC_00345 DNA includes these proteins:
- the acnA gene encoding aconitate hydratase AcnA: MLTDLAALRDAVAEAGGDPASVRPRIPSHLTVDHSIATEVSGRPDALRRNVEIEYTRNAERFRFLKWGERLDGLRVVPPGTGIMHQVNLEYLASVVERRDGWAFPDTCAGTDSHTTMVNALGVLAWGVGGVEAEVALLGQPLSLVVPPVVGVELTGAPGPGVTATDLVLTIAETLRAHGVVGKFVEFTGPAVARLPLAHRATISNMCPEFGATAAMFPIDDATLDYLRLTGRTPEHVTAVETYAKEQGLWPEPGVSLSYDERVRIDLSAVTASLAGPSRPQDRVALAAVPSNAAAAISRIGSTSDSTDGAAEIRDGAVVIAAITSCTNTANPHVMVAAGLLARNARARGLTTKPWVKTSLAPGSKTVTEYLRLAGLAEPLDQLGFQLVGYGCMTCIGNSGPLLPDVAAAVAERGVVAASVLSGNRNFDGRINNDVSLNYLASPPLVVAYALAGSIRPDLTTEPLGTGADGEPVFLADLWPDDAEVNAVVDARLTPGLFREAYADVFRGDERWAAVPAAGGDRFDWPAGSTYLRRPPFLDAVAEPATPPGDLADARALLLLGDSVTTDHISPAGRIPATSCAGRYLNGLGEADLNTYASRRGNFEVMVRGGFANPRLENRLAPGEPGTPDFTRDGLVVPVYEAAQSYAAAGTPLLVIAGQEYGTGSSRDWAAKATALLKVKAVLARSFERIHRSNLVQLGVLPLQFADGQSAETLGLDGTETFDLLGLAEAVADPAAPVTVRVRPVGAPAFECDVRARLDTPQEARYYADGGVLPYVARRLLRGERG, translated from the coding sequence GTGCTGACGGACCTCGCCGCGCTGCGTGACGCCGTCGCGGAGGCGGGCGGCGACCCGGCCTCGGTGCGCCCGCGCATCCCCAGCCACCTGACCGTCGACCACTCCATCGCGACCGAGGTGTCCGGCCGCCCGGATGCCTTGCGCCGCAACGTCGAGATCGAGTACACGCGCAACGCGGAGCGGTTCCGCTTCCTCAAATGGGGCGAGCGGCTCGACGGCCTGCGCGTCGTCCCGCCCGGCACCGGGATCATGCACCAGGTCAACCTCGAGTACCTCGCCAGCGTGGTCGAGCGCCGCGACGGCTGGGCCTTCCCGGACACCTGCGCGGGCACCGACTCGCACACCACGATGGTGAACGCGCTGGGCGTGCTGGCCTGGGGCGTCGGCGGGGTCGAGGCGGAGGTCGCGCTGCTCGGGCAGCCGCTGAGCCTGGTCGTCCCGCCGGTCGTCGGCGTCGAGCTGACCGGCGCGCCCGGCCCCGGCGTCACCGCGACCGACCTGGTGCTCACCATCGCGGAAACGCTGCGGGCGCACGGAGTCGTCGGCAAGTTCGTCGAGTTCACCGGCCCGGCGGTGGCACGGCTCCCCCTCGCTCACCGCGCCACCATTTCCAACATGTGCCCGGAATTCGGCGCCACCGCGGCGATGTTCCCGATCGACGACGCGACGCTGGACTACCTGCGGCTCACCGGCCGCACACCTGAGCACGTGACCGCGGTCGAGACGTACGCCAAGGAGCAGGGACTCTGGCCCGAACCCGGCGTCAGCCTCAGCTACGACGAGCGGGTGCGGATCGACCTCTCCGCCGTCACCGCCTCGCTCGCCGGGCCGTCGCGGCCGCAGGACCGGGTCGCGCTCGCCGCCGTGCCGTCGAACGCCGCGGCGGCGATCTCCCGGATCGGGTCCACTTCGGACAGTACAGATGGCGCAGCCGAGATCCGCGACGGCGCGGTCGTCATCGCCGCGATCACCTCGTGCACCAACACCGCCAACCCGCACGTGATGGTCGCCGCCGGCCTGCTCGCGCGCAACGCCCGCGCCCGGGGCCTGACCACCAAGCCCTGGGTGAAGACGAGCCTCGCGCCGGGCTCGAAGACCGTCACCGAGTACCTGCGGCTGGCCGGGCTGGCCGAACCGCTCGACCAGCTCGGCTTCCAGCTGGTCGGCTACGGCTGCATGACCTGCATCGGCAACTCCGGGCCGCTGCTGCCCGACGTCGCCGCCGCCGTCGCCGAACGCGGTGTGGTCGCCGCGTCCGTGCTGTCGGGCAACCGGAACTTCGACGGCCGGATCAACAACGACGTCTCGCTCAACTACCTCGCCTCCCCGCCCCTGGTCGTCGCCTACGCGCTCGCCGGGTCGATCCGGCCCGACCTGACCACCGAGCCGCTCGGCACCGGCGCGGACGGCGAGCCGGTGTTCCTCGCCGACCTCTGGCCGGACGACGCGGAGGTCAACGCCGTCGTCGACGCCCGCCTCACCCCCGGGCTGTTCCGCGAGGCCTACGCGGACGTCTTCCGTGGTGACGAACGCTGGGCCGCCGTGCCCGCGGCCGGCGGCGACCGGTTCGACTGGCCGGCCGGATCGACCTACCTGCGCCGGCCGCCGTTCCTCGACGCCGTCGCGGAACCGGCGACCCCGCCTGGTGATCTCGCCGACGCCCGCGCCCTCCTGCTGCTCGGCGATTCGGTGACGACCGACCACATCAGCCCGGCCGGGCGCATCCCGGCCACGAGCTGCGCGGGCCGGTACCTGAACGGCCTCGGCGAGGCCGACCTGAACACCTACGCCTCCCGCCGCGGCAACTTCGAGGTGATGGTGCGCGGCGGTTTCGCCAACCCACGCTTGGAAAACCGGCTCGCGCCCGGGGAGCCCGGGACGCCCGACTTCACCCGCGACGGCCTCGTCGTCCCGGTGTACGAAGCCGCGCAGTCCTACGCCGCCGCCGGCACTCCCCTGCTGGTCATCGCGGGCCAGGAGTACGGGACCGGATCGTCGCGCGACTGGGCGGCCAAGGCCACCGCGCTGCTGAAGGTCAAGGCCGTGCTGGCCCGGTCGTTCGAGCGGATCCACCGGTCCAACCTGGTCCAGCTGGGCGTGCTGCCACTGCAGTTCGCCGACGGGCAGAGCGCCGAAACGCTCGGGCTGGACGGCACCGAGACGTTCGACCTGCTCGGTCTCGCCGAGGCTGTGGCCGATCCGGCGGCGCCGGTCACGGTCCGGGTCCGGCCGGTGGGGGCGCCTGCGTTCGAGTGCGATGTCCGCGCGCGGCTGGACACCCCGCAGGAGGCCCGGTATTACGCAGACGGCGGCGTGCTTCCCTACGTCGCCCGCCGGCTCCTGCGCGGCGAGCGTGGCTGA